A genomic segment from Tessaracoccus defluvii encodes:
- a CDS encoding nucleotidyl transferase AbiEii/AbiGii toxin family protein, protein MTPPAPPRDTPAGRAYNDLRNLAGRQNRDPAEYITLYALEGFLARLAASESAADLVLKGGVLMAAFADRRPTRDIDFAARGFANDIPEVERRVRSILAVPRDDGLEFDLDSVRGEQIRDDADYYGVRVKMAARLATAQVALHIDMNFGDPIWPAPTEAVLPLLLGGTLRLLGYPDHMVLAEKIVTALERGEQNTRWRDFTDIAAIARSRTIEGADLQEAIGVVARYRHVELEPLGPLLSQMSVLAQRKWEVWRRKQRLEQSTPVSFADLLAACLAFVEPVLAGSTERLRWNRASQAWEEPTSASAEHA, encoded by the coding sequence GTGACTCCGCCGGCACCGCCCAGAGACACCCCAGCGGGGCGCGCGTACAACGATCTCCGCAACCTCGCCGGACGACAGAATCGCGACCCTGCGGAGTACATCACTCTGTACGCGCTGGAAGGGTTCCTTGCCCGACTCGCAGCGTCCGAATCTGCTGCAGACCTTGTCCTCAAGGGTGGCGTGCTCATGGCAGCCTTCGCGGACCGGCGACCAACCAGGGACATCGACTTCGCCGCTCGAGGGTTCGCCAACGATATCCCCGAGGTTGAAAGACGCGTCAGGAGCATTCTTGCCGTTCCTCGTGATGACGGGCTTGAGTTCGACCTCGACTCCGTCAGGGGAGAGCAGATCCGTGACGACGCCGACTATTACGGGGTGCGGGTCAAGATGGCTGCCCGGTTGGCGACCGCCCAGGTGGCGTTGCACATCGACATGAACTTCGGCGACCCCATCTGGCCTGCGCCGACAGAGGCTGTTCTGCCGCTCCTGCTGGGCGGTACTCTGCGCCTCCTCGGGTACCCGGATCACATGGTTCTCGCGGAGAAGATCGTCACCGCGCTCGAACGAGGAGAGCAGAACACCCGTTGGCGAGATTTCACCGACATCGCGGCCATTGCCCGCTCCCGAACCATCGAAGGTGCGGACCTGCAGGAAGCAATCGGCGTTGTCGCCCGCTATCGCCACGTCGAGCTCGAACCACTCGGCCCGTTGCTGTCACAAATGTCAGTACTCGCGCAACGCAAGTGGGAAGTCTGGCGAAGGAAGCAGAGGCTCGAACAGTCGACCCCGGTGAGTTTCGCCGACCTGCTCGCAGCATGCTTGGCCTTCGTTGAGCCGGTTCTGGCGGGCAGCACGGAAC